From a single Oryzias melastigma strain HK-1 unplaced genomic scaffold, ASM292280v2 sc05761, whole genome shotgun sequence genomic region:
- the LOC112140670 gene encoding period circadian protein homolog 2 yields MEDAPVVLAPPPPPPPPRILTPSTVTTSTFTSVPPASTAVTPSVPTSQTVQPERESWRGGGGGGGGGSRFGLTKEVLSAHTQQEEQAFLDRFKDLSKLRVFDQTASLAARCHVPAALPRGVRCSRDYPAAGGGSAHRRGRGGKRLKHQESSEPHAPPGARGNRQDNRVGAAPMSISMGVGAAANSSSWPSAGSQASMP; encoded by the exons ATGGAGGATGCTCCTGTAgttctggctcctcctcctcctccccccccTCCTCGTATACTGACTCCTTCCACCGTCACCACCTCCACCTTCACATCCGTGCCCCCCGCCAGCACCGCCGTGACCCCGTCTGTCCCGACCTCACAGACTGTACAGCCAGAAAGGGAGAGCTGgagaggcggcggcggcggtggggGAGGCGGCAGCCGCTTTGGGCTGACCAAAGAGGTGCTGTCGGCTCACacccagcaggaggagcaggcgTTCCTCGACCGCTTTAAGGACCTGAGTAAGCTGCGGGTGTTTGATCAGACGGCGTCTTTGGCGGCACGCTGCCATGTCCCCGCCGCTCTGCCGAGAG GCGTGCGCTGCTCTCGGGATTACCCCGCCGCAGGAGGCGGTAGCGCCCACCGACGGGGGCGGGGTGGAAAGCGGCTAAAGCACCAGGAGTCGTCGGAGCCGCACGCCCCCCCGGGCGCCAGGGGGAACCGCCAGGACAACCGAGTCGGCGCCGCCCCCATGTCAATCTCCATGGGGGTGGGGGCCGCTgcaaactcctcctcctggcCCTCCGCCGGCTCCCAGGCCAGCATGCCC